One Cellulomonas sp. Y8 DNA segment encodes these proteins:
- a CDS encoding Lrp/AsnC family transcriptional regulator encodes MPPTRPGDLDPIDEAILRELAVDARASYADIGHVVALSAPAVKRRVDRLRERGVVRGFTVLLDPAALGWETEAFIELFCHGSTSPATMRAGVERYPEVVAASTVTGDVDLVVQVRARDMRHLEQVVERLAAEPFVARTRSTIVLSALVRRPDVPPPPA; translated from the coding sequence GTGCCCCCCACCCGTCCCGGCGACCTCGACCCCATCGACGAGGCGATCCTCCGCGAGCTCGCCGTCGACGCCCGGGCGTCGTACGCCGACATCGGGCACGTGGTCGCCCTGTCCGCGCCCGCGGTGAAGCGCCGGGTCGACCGGTTGCGGGAGCGCGGCGTCGTGCGGGGGTTCACGGTGCTGCTCGACCCGGCCGCGCTCGGCTGGGAGACGGAGGCGTTCATCGAGCTGTTCTGCCACGGCTCGACCAGCCCCGCGACGATGCGGGCGGGCGTCGAGCGCTACCCCGAGGTCGTCGCGGCGAGCACCGTCACCGGCGACGTCGACCTCGTGGTCCAGGTGCGCGCGCGGGACATGCGGCACCTCGAGCAGGTGGTCGAGCGCCTCGCGGCCGAGCCGTTCGTCGCGCGGACGCGGTCGACCATCGTCCTGTCGGCGCTCGTCCGCCGCCCGGACGTCCCCCCGCCCCCGGCCTGA
- a CDS encoding endonuclease domain-containing protein — protein sequence MPRPPRTLPAVLRRGPFTVTDGLAAGTPEDALRRAGLRVPTPSVRAAGPAPAASDVLARCQEFAPVLPPDAVFCHGTAFALLGADLPFDVDATGDLHVEVGPGRSLPRRRGLVGHRRSSTGVPFLRLPLGVRVTLPEAAWIQLATAVPPRELVVAADALMRRRTPLCRPEHLERAVSALPAGARGVRRLRNALVHARAGTDSSMETRLRWTLTDGGLPAPSVNALVRDTDGQVVAMPDLSYEEERVAIEYDGDVHRTDRRTWLRDGTRRAALESLGWRVISCTADDVLRHPDRPVTWVRRALRR from the coding sequence ATGCCCCGTCCCCCGCGCACGCTTCCGGCCGTCCTGCGTCGCGGGCCGTTCACGGTCACGGACGGCCTCGCCGCCGGCACTCCCGAGGACGCGCTGCGCCGCGCCGGCCTTCGCGTCCCCACCCCCTCCGTGCGTGCTGCTGGTCCCGCACCCGCTGCGAGCGACGTCCTGGCGCGGTGCCAGGAGTTCGCGCCGGTGCTCCCTCCGGACGCGGTGTTCTGCCACGGCACCGCGTTCGCCCTCCTCGGCGCCGACCTGCCGTTCGACGTCGACGCGACGGGCGACCTCCACGTCGAGGTGGGCCCGGGCCGGTCGCTTCCTCGTCGGCGAGGCCTGGTCGGCCATCGCCGATCGTCGACCGGTGTCCCCTTCCTCCGGTTGCCCCTCGGCGTGCGTGTCACGCTCCCCGAGGCCGCGTGGATTCAGCTCGCGACCGCGGTCCCTCCGCGCGAGCTCGTGGTCGCCGCGGACGCCCTCATGCGCCGCCGGACCCCGCTGTGCCGACCCGAGCACCTGGAGCGCGCCGTCTCGGCCCTGCCGGCGGGCGCCCGCGGTGTCCGCCGGCTGCGCAATGCGCTCGTCCACGCACGCGCCGGCACGGACTCGTCCATGGAGACGCGGCTGCGCTGGACCCTGACGGACGGCGGCCTTCCTGCCCCGTCAGTCAACGCCCTCGTCCGCGACACCGACGGACAGGTCGTCGCGATGCCCGACCTGTCGTACGAGGAGGAGCGCGTCGCGATCGAGTACGACGGGGACGTCCACCGGACGGACCGCCGTACGTGGTTGCGCGACGGGACGCGCCGCGCCGCGCTGGAGTCGCTCGGCTGGCGCGTGATCAGCTGCACCGCCGACGACGTGCTCCGCCACCCCGACCGACCCGTCACGTGGGTCCGTCGCGCCCTCCGCCGATGA
- a CDS encoding MFS transporter, whose translation MNSTFASLRYFNYRLWFAGALVANVGTWMQRVAQDWLVLTDLSDDSGLAVGITTALQFAPTLLLSAWAGVLADRVNRRKLLMITQGAQGVLAFGLGALVLSGHAQLWHVYLFALALGAVAALDQPVRQTFVAELVPANRLSNAVGLNSTSFNAARLIGPGVAGLAIAAVGTGWVFVINGVSFAATILALMLMRTGELHTMPVAPRAKGQIREGIRYVRGRSDILVIMAVIGVVSTFGLNFQMTSALMARAEFGKGAGEYGILGSVLAIGSLAGALLAARRERPRVRLVIGAAFAFGVATGVQALMPTYVSCAVACIPVGLASLTMMTAANTTIQMSTDPVVRGRVMSLYMIVMLGATPIGSPIVGWIGEHFGPRWSIGIGSITALLVSVAAALWARKRWQVQVRYRLLSRPHLEVLHPEVPAPRRGVDQVAAREAADAAL comes from the coding sequence ATGAACTCGACGTTCGCGTCGCTCCGCTACTTCAACTACCGGCTGTGGTTCGCCGGCGCGCTCGTCGCGAACGTCGGCACCTGGATGCAGCGCGTCGCCCAGGACTGGCTCGTCCTGACCGACCTGTCCGACGACTCCGGCCTCGCGGTCGGCATCACGACGGCCCTGCAGTTCGCCCCGACGCTGCTGCTGTCCGCGTGGGCGGGCGTGCTCGCCGACCGGGTCAACCGCCGCAAGCTGCTGATGATCACGCAGGGCGCCCAGGGCGTGCTCGCATTCGGGCTGGGTGCGCTGGTGCTGTCCGGGCACGCGCAGCTGTGGCACGTCTACCTGTTCGCGCTGGCGCTCGGGGCGGTCGCGGCGCTCGACCAGCCCGTGCGGCAGACGTTCGTGGCGGAGCTGGTGCCCGCGAACCGGCTGTCGAACGCGGTCGGCCTCAACAGCACGTCCTTCAACGCCGCCCGCCTGATCGGCCCGGGCGTCGCGGGTCTCGCGATCGCGGCGGTCGGCACCGGCTGGGTGTTCGTCATCAACGGGGTGTCGTTCGCGGCGACGATCCTGGCGCTGATGCTGATGCGGACCGGTGAGCTGCACACCATGCCGGTCGCCCCGCGCGCGAAGGGCCAGATCCGGGAGGGCATCCGGTACGTCCGGGGGCGCAGCGACATCCTCGTGATCATGGCGGTCATCGGCGTCGTCTCGACGTTCGGCCTGAACTTCCAGATGACCAGCGCGCTCATGGCCCGGGCGGAGTTCGGCAAGGGCGCGGGGGAGTACGGGATCCTCGGCTCGGTGCTGGCGATCGGCTCGCTGGCCGGCGCGCTGCTGGCGGCCCGGCGCGAGCGGCCCCGGGTGCGGCTGGTGATCGGCGCGGCGTTCGCGTTCGGGGTCGCGACGGGCGTCCAGGCGCTCATGCCGACCTACGTGTCCTGCGCGGTGGCGTGCATCCCGGTCGGCCTGGCCTCGCTGACGATGATGACGGCCGCGAACACGACCATCCAGATGTCGACCGACCCGGTGGTGCGCGGCCGGGTGATGTCGCTCTACATGATCGTCATGCTCGGGGCGACGCCCATCGGGTCGCCGATCGTCGGCTGGATCGGGGAGCACTTCGGCCCGCGCTGGTCGATCGGCATCGGCTCCATCACGGCGCTGCTGGTGTCGGTCGCGGCGGCGCTGTGGGCGCGGAAGCGCTGGCAGGTGCAGGTGCGGTACCGGCTCCTCAGCCGCCCGCACCTCGAGGTGCTGCACCCGGAGGTCCCGGCACCGCGGCGCGGGGTCGACCAGGTGGCGGCGCGCGAGGCGGCGGACGCGGCGCTGTAG
- the serC gene encoding phosphoserine transaminase: MTATTPPAVTIPDHLLPADGRFGSGPAKVRDAQVRALAAAGRTLLGTSHRQPPVKHLVGRVRAGLGELFSLPDGYEVALGNGGSTAFWDLATLCLVERRSAHAVFGEFGSKFAAAAARAPFLDEPVLTSVAPGTSAVPALAEGVDAYAWPHNETSTGAVAPVRRVPGSADQGALVLVDATSGAGGLAVDVSQTDAYYFAPQKSFASDGGLWLAVLSPAAVDRAARVESSGRWVPEFLSLTTAVQNSRADQTLNTPALATLVLLAEQVDWMLANGGLAWCAERTATSAGHLYGWAEARDWASPFVADPEQRSPVVGTIDLAPEIEAPTVAKILRAHGIVDVEPYRKLGRNQLRVAMFPAVEPDDVLALTACLDHVVDRLV, encoded by the coding sequence GTGACCGCGACCACGCCGCCCGCCGTGACCATCCCGGACCACCTGCTGCCCGCCGACGGACGGTTCGGCTCCGGCCCCGCCAAGGTGCGCGACGCGCAGGTGCGCGCGCTGGCCGCCGCCGGGCGCACCCTGCTCGGCACGTCGCACCGCCAGCCGCCGGTGAAGCACCTCGTCGGCCGGGTGCGCGCCGGGCTCGGCGAGCTGTTCTCGCTGCCCGACGGCTACGAGGTCGCGCTCGGCAACGGCGGGTCGACGGCCTTCTGGGACCTCGCGACGCTCTGCCTGGTCGAGCGCCGGTCCGCGCACGCGGTGTTCGGGGAGTTCGGCTCGAAGTTCGCCGCCGCCGCGGCGCGCGCGCCGTTCCTCGACGAGCCGGTGCTGACGTCGGTCGCCCCGGGGACGTCGGCGGTCCCGGCCCTCGCCGAGGGCGTGGACGCGTACGCCTGGCCGCACAACGAGACGTCGACCGGCGCCGTGGCCCCGGTCCGCCGGGTGCCGGGCTCGGCCGACCAGGGCGCCCTGGTGCTCGTCGACGCGACCTCGGGCGCCGGCGGGCTCGCCGTGGACGTGTCGCAGACGGACGCGTACTACTTCGCGCCGCAGAAGTCGTTCGCCTCCGACGGCGGCCTGTGGCTCGCGGTGCTGTCCCCCGCCGCCGTGGACCGCGCCGCCCGGGTCGAGTCGTCGGGCCGCTGGGTGCCGGAGTTCCTGTCGCTCACGACCGCCGTGCAGAACTCGCGCGCGGACCAGACGCTCAACACCCCGGCGCTCGCGACGCTCGTGCTGCTGGCCGAGCAGGTCGACTGGATGCTCGCGAACGGCGGCCTGGCGTGGTGCGCCGAGCGGACCGCGACCTCCGCCGGCCACCTCTACGGCTGGGCCGAGGCCCGCGACTGGGCGTCGCCGTTCGTCGCCGACCCGGAGCAGCGCTCGCCCGTCGTCGGCACGATCGACCTGGCCCCCGAGATCGAGGCACCGACCGTCGCGAAGATCCTCCGTGCGCACGGCATCGTCGACGTCGAGCCGTACCGGAAGCTCGGGCGGAACCAGCTCCGGGTCGCGATGTTCCCCGCGGTGGAGCCGGACGACGTGCTCGCGCTCACGGCCTGCCTCGACCACGTGGTCGACCGCCTGGTCTGA
- a CDS encoding LPXTG cell wall anchor domain-containing protein — MAHRRRILIGLVAAAAAVLGPVAPALAAPTAPAVAAPAAPVPAVPIGDCETPTDVPADGYAPPTRCELGIARAEAVCLASAPALSYAVEPVGTSSSTVTITWHNPGGEDLVQSGLPLSGQVYWPGTVVVDGVVVDWPGWTQLPDGSWTEHDAYDYSRPQIEVTFEVNPSASTVVSYPPASAVCANPPQQQVAGVVVTSDVLAAPEDVQAASAVLAVTGADATPLLLAAGLLLLVGGVLVAIPVRRRHHEG; from the coding sequence ATGGCACACCGGCGACGCATCCTGATCGGCCTGGTCGCGGCGGCCGCCGCCGTCCTGGGCCCGGTCGCCCCGGCGCTCGCGGCGCCCACGGCCCCCGCCGTCGCGGCCCCGGCCGCCCCGGTCCCCGCGGTGCCGATCGGCGACTGCGAGACCCCGACCGACGTCCCCGCCGACGGCTACGCCCCGCCCACCCGGTGCGAGCTCGGCATCGCCCGCGCGGAGGCGGTGTGCCTCGCGTCGGCGCCCGCGCTGTCCTACGCGGTCGAGCCCGTCGGCACGTCCAGCTCGACCGTGACGATCACCTGGCACAACCCCGGCGGCGAGGACCTGGTGCAGTCCGGGCTGCCGCTGAGCGGGCAGGTGTACTGGCCGGGGACCGTCGTCGTGGACGGCGTGGTCGTCGACTGGCCGGGCTGGACGCAGCTGCCGGACGGGTCGTGGACCGAGCACGACGCGTACGACTACAGCCGGCCGCAGATCGAGGTGACCTTCGAGGTCAACCCGAGCGCCTCGACGGTGGTCTCGTACCCGCCGGCCTCCGCGGTGTGCGCGAACCCGCCGCAGCAGCAGGTCGCGGGCGTGGTCGTCACGTCGGACGTGCTCGCCGCACCCGAGGACGTGCAGGCGGCCTCGGCGGTGCTCGCGGTCACCGGCGCGGACGCGACGCCGCTGCTGCTCGCGGCGGGCCTGCTCCTGCTGGTCGGCGGGGTGCTGGTCGCGATCCCGGTGCGCCGCCGGCACCACGAGGGCTGA
- a CDS encoding MarR family winged helix-turn-helix transcriptional regulator, which translates to MTSDSPGELAGDLRVALAKSTRRIRSRRGGADLPDPQFNVLAILLREGPLSPGALADAEHVQPPSMTRTVNALVELGFVQKSEHPTDGRQVVVSLTAPGEAEVRETRRRRDAWLAAQLDTLTDDERRTLAQAAVLLRRIAAG; encoded by the coding sequence ATGACCAGCGACAGCCCCGGGGAGCTCGCGGGGGACCTGCGGGTCGCGCTCGCCAAGTCGACGCGACGGATCCGCTCGCGGCGCGGCGGCGCCGACCTGCCCGACCCGCAGTTCAACGTGCTCGCGATCCTGCTGCGGGAGGGCCCGCTCAGCCCGGGCGCGCTCGCCGACGCCGAGCACGTGCAGCCGCCCTCCATGACCCGCACCGTGAACGCGCTGGTGGAGCTGGGCTTCGTGCAGAAGTCCGAGCACCCGACCGACGGGCGCCAGGTCGTCGTGAGCCTGACCGCGCCGGGGGAGGCCGAGGTCCGCGAGACCCGCCGCCGCCGCGACGCGTGGCTCGCCGCCCAGCTCGACACCCTGACCGACGACGAACGCCGGACCCTCGCGCAGGCCGCCGTGCTGCTGCGCCGGATCGCGGCAGGATGA
- a CDS encoding universal stress protein: MKRDAEILVGVDGSAASMHALDWAAAEARTRGRTLHVVCSYTLPSFTAASLDGGYAALDDTAIQQGARAVLSEARQRAEAPGLEVVTTVATGDAAAVLVEMSRDASLAVVGTRGKGGFADRLLGTVSSTLPAHAYCPTVVVPLRDQRRGGVVPADESTPVVRPVRRMIVGVDGSPQADLALRHAIDEAEAWGAELTAVAGVPVGSGSGVMAWLPATIDQTQVLADVTEGLNVVVDRALADRPGTTVKRVVLDGTGAELLTEFSTATDLIVVGSRGRGGFAGLLLGSTSQAVLHHAACPVMVVTNRCQERMAAAGGGSAEQAAG, translated from the coding sequence ATGAAGCGGGACGCGGAGATCCTGGTCGGCGTGGACGGGTCGGCGGCGAGCATGCACGCCCTCGACTGGGCCGCGGCGGAGGCCCGGACGCGGGGCCGGACGCTGCACGTCGTGTGCTCGTACACGCTGCCGTCGTTCACGGCGGCGTCGCTGGACGGCGGGTACGCCGCCCTGGACGACACCGCCATCCAGCAGGGCGCGCGCGCCGTGCTGTCCGAGGCGCGGCAGCGCGCGGAGGCGCCGGGCCTCGAGGTGGTCACGACCGTCGCGACCGGCGACGCCGCGGCCGTGCTCGTCGAGATGTCCCGGGACGCGTCGCTCGCCGTCGTCGGCACCCGGGGCAAGGGCGGGTTCGCCGACCGGCTGCTCGGCACCGTGTCCTCCACGCTGCCCGCGCACGCCTACTGCCCGACCGTGGTGGTCCCGCTGCGCGACCAGCGCCGCGGCGGGGTCGTCCCGGCCGACGAGTCGACCCCGGTCGTGCGGCCGGTGCGACGGATGATCGTGGGCGTCGACGGCAGCCCGCAGGCCGACCTCGCCCTGCGGCACGCGATCGACGAGGCGGAGGCGTGGGGCGCCGAGCTCACCGCGGTCGCCGGCGTGCCCGTCGGCAGCGGCTCCGGGGTCATGGCGTGGCTGCCGGCGACGATCGACCAGACCCAGGTGCTGGCGGACGTCACCGAGGGGCTGAACGTGGTCGTGGACCGCGCGCTGGCCGACCGGCCCGGGACGACCGTCAAGCGGGTCGTCCTCGACGGCACCGGCGCCGAGCTGCTGACCGAGTTCTCCACGGCCACCGACCTCATCGTCGTCGGGTCGCGCGGCCGCGGCGGGTTCGCCGGGCTGCTGCTCGGGTCCACCAGCCAGGCGGTGCTGCACCACGCCGCGTGCCCGGTGATGGTCGTGACGAACCGGTGCCAGGAGCGGATGGCCGCGGCGGGCGGCGGGTCGGCGGAGCAGGCCGCGGGCTGA
- a CDS encoding C40 family peptidase, with translation MTASAVRARHRSARRPVTPLTDLATAATGTLALAGRRTAVVAATTGLMVSAVAVPAASAATASGDQAALPSVDTAALTASAKTVLETAPVVTAPADAAWSFETPAVTAVVPEPEPEPEPVRTTTSRSAQRATVETAAATEVAAAAVPQSVAGNAVLEVAARYVGVPYVSGGTTPAGFDCSGFVSYVYAQLGISLPRTSSAIKAAGTVISASEAQPGDLIWSPGHISIYAGGDQQIDSPRPGKTIQFRSIWQSNPTFIRIG, from the coding sequence GTGACCGCTAGTGCTGTGCGCGCTCGACACCGTTCCGCGCGTCGCCCCGTCACCCCCCTGACCGATCTCGCCACCGCCGCCACGGGCACGCTCGCCCTGGCCGGTCGCCGCACCGCCGTCGTCGCGGCCACCACGGGGCTCATGGTCTCCGCGGTCGCCGTCCCGGCCGCCAGCGCCGCGACCGCCTCCGGCGACCAGGCCGCGCTGCCGTCGGTCGACACCGCCGCCCTGACGGCCTCGGCGAAGACGGTCCTCGAGACCGCGCCGGTCGTCACGGCCCCCGCGGACGCCGCGTGGTCGTTCGAGACCCCGGCCGTCACGGCCGTCGTCCCGGAGCCCGAGCCCGAGCCGGAGCCGGTGCGCACCACCACCTCCCGCTCGGCGCAGCGCGCCACGGTCGAGACCGCCGCCGCGACCGAGGTCGCCGCCGCCGCGGTCCCGCAGTCGGTCGCCGGCAACGCCGTGCTCGAGGTCGCCGCCCGCTACGTGGGCGTCCCGTACGTCTCCGGCGGCACCACCCCGGCCGGCTTCGACTGCTCCGGCTTCGTGTCCTACGTCTACGCGCAGCTCGGCATCTCCCTGCCGCGCACGTCGTCCGCGATCAAGGCGGCCGGCACCGTGATCTCCGCGTCCGAGGCCCAGCCCGGCGACCTGATCTGGAGCCCCGGCCACATCTCGATCTACGCCGGCGGCGACCAGCAGATCGACTCGCCCCGCCCGGGCAAGACGATCCAGTTCCGCAGCATCTGGCAGAGCAACCCGACGTTCATCCGCATCGGCTGA
- a CDS encoding HNH endonuclease gives MLLLPAPPRTLLLNASLEPLCVVGLPRAVTLVMSGKATVLESDGRVLHSEHVAVPLPVVLSLTRYVHVPMRRPLPPTRRTVLQRDDHRCAYCGAHADTVDHVHPRSRGGRHEWGNVVAACRRCNHRKADHLLHEIGWELAWTPSAPRGATAFLHGAAVDEPAWSPYLAA, from the coding sequence GTGCTGCTGCTGCCCGCCCCACCCAGGACGCTGCTCCTGAACGCCAGCCTCGAGCCCCTCTGCGTCGTCGGCCTGCCCCGCGCCGTGACGCTCGTGATGTCCGGCAAGGCCACCGTGCTCGAGTCCGACGGCCGCGTGCTGCACTCCGAGCACGTCGCGGTGCCCCTGCCGGTCGTGCTGTCGCTGACCCGCTACGTGCACGTGCCGATGCGCCGACCGCTGCCGCCCACCCGCCGGACGGTGCTGCAGCGCGACGACCACCGGTGCGCGTACTGCGGCGCGCACGCCGACACGGTCGACCACGTGCACCCGCGCTCGCGCGGCGGGCGGCACGAGTGGGGCAACGTCGTCGCGGCCTGCCGCCGGTGCAACCACCGCAAGGCCGACCACCTCCTGCATGAGATCGGCTGGGAGCTCGCCTGGACGCCGTCCGCCCCCCGGGGCGCGACGGCGTTCCTGCACGGGGCGGCGGTCGACGAGCCGGCCTGGTCGCCCTACCTGGCCGCCTGA
- a CDS encoding DUF4012 domain-containing protein, translated as MAVRRRVLLAVATLLAGALLLGGWLAFRVYQAGTALRDLQAAADGARGEADALDVPALEARLPGAQDAAARAADAVDDPVWRLAEHLPLLGDDLRAVAVVATAADRLAHDAAPDLLTALGAVVDTGAQPAKAVPAGWVDLAPVATAAPAAARAATVVDTLRAELATIDPDRLVGPVAGPVAQLQAALDGASGSLQAVGEVAAVLPDLLGADGPRTYLLLSLNPAELRAQGGIVGAVAVLQVADGAVGLVGQRSTVDLPELAAPALPLSDAEAALYGDRPGRWVQDSVLVPDFPRAAALAAAFWQRSTGQVVDGVIATDPVVVADLLSATGRTVQADGEELGGDTLLQALLRDAYLAYGDPRWGDAFYAQVATAAFAVLRDAAADPATARVAGQTLLDAVDERRVALWTADPADQTVLARTPLGGAFLTGDAATPTGRVGGALGVFLDDATAGKLDYDLTTTVTVTMEGCGTAEPTARVDLALDYRPPADVAGYPAQVLGDGRSGVPAGWLATNVSFWSPRDGRVGPVSRDGVVVGGQQASAARRDVAVLTSRLAPGSAETHSVRVPRARRGADGVDDADAHRAGRGDGGVPGRLTRPGPRGARRAAVGPRHRSAVRSVLRSAPPRARPRPPRAVARRRDFTRRPFAAPAAPRGPAVRASAQVRPPVDASSRP; from the coding sequence ATGGCAGTCCGACGACGGGTGCTCCTCGCGGTGGCGACGCTGCTCGCGGGCGCGCTCCTGCTCGGCGGCTGGCTGGCGTTCCGGGTCTACCAGGCGGGCACGGCCCTGCGGGACCTGCAGGCCGCGGCGGACGGCGCCCGCGGGGAGGCCGACGCGCTCGACGTGCCGGCGCTCGAGGCCCGGCTGCCCGGGGCGCAGGACGCCGCCGCCCGCGCCGCCGACGCGGTGGACGACCCGGTGTGGCGGCTCGCCGAGCACCTCCCGCTCCTCGGCGACGACCTCCGGGCCGTGGCCGTCGTGGCGACCGCCGCCGACCGGCTCGCCCACGACGCCGCGCCCGACCTGCTGACCGCCCTCGGCGCGGTGGTCGACACGGGCGCGCAGCCCGCGAAGGCCGTGCCCGCCGGCTGGGTCGACCTGGCCCCGGTCGCCACCGCCGCCCCGGCCGCCGCGCGGGCCGCGACGGTGGTCGACACGCTGCGCGCGGAGCTCGCGACGATCGACCCCGACCGGCTCGTCGGCCCGGTCGCGGGCCCGGTCGCGCAGCTGCAGGCCGCGCTCGACGGGGCGTCCGGGTCGTTGCAGGCGGTCGGCGAGGTCGCCGCCGTGCTGCCCGACCTGCTCGGCGCGGACGGCCCGCGCACCTACCTGCTGCTGTCGCTCAACCCGGCGGAGCTGCGGGCGCAGGGCGGCATCGTCGGCGCGGTCGCCGTGCTCCAGGTCGCGGACGGCGCGGTCGGGCTGGTCGGCCAGCGCAGCACCGTCGACCTGCCGGAGCTCGCCGCGCCCGCGCTGCCGCTGTCCGACGCCGAGGCCGCGCTGTACGGCGACCGGCCGGGGCGCTGGGTGCAGGACTCCGTGCTCGTCCCCGACTTCCCGCGGGCCGCGGCGCTCGCGGCCGCCTTCTGGCAGCGGTCGACGGGCCAGGTGGTCGACGGCGTCATCGCGACCGACCCGGTCGTGGTGGCCGACCTGCTGTCCGCGACCGGGCGCACGGTGCAGGCCGACGGCGAGGAGCTGGGTGGGGACACCCTGCTGCAGGCGCTGCTGCGCGACGCGTACCTGGCGTACGGCGACCCGCGGTGGGGCGACGCGTTCTACGCGCAGGTGGCGACGGCGGCGTTCGCGGTGCTGCGCGACGCGGCCGCCGACCCGGCGACCGCGCGGGTGGCGGGTCAGACCCTGCTCGACGCGGTGGACGAGCGCCGGGTGGCGCTGTGGACCGCCGATCCCGCGGACCAGACCGTCCTCGCGCGCACCCCGCTCGGCGGCGCGTTCCTCACCGGCGACGCCGCGACGCCCACGGGGCGGGTCGGCGGCGCGCTCGGGGTGTTCCTCGACGACGCCACCGCCGGCAAGCTCGACTACGACCTCACCACGACGGTCACCGTGACGATGGAGGGCTGCGGCACCGCCGAGCCGACGGCCCGGGTGGACCTCGCGCTCGACTACCGGCCGCCGGCCGACGTGGCGGGCTACCCGGCGCAGGTGCTGGGCGACGGCCGGTCGGGGGTGCCCGCGGGCTGGCTGGCGACCAACGTGTCGTTCTGGTCGCCGCGCGACGGCCGGGTGGGTCCCGTGTCCCGCGACGGGGTCGTGGTCGGCGGGCAGCAGGCGTCCGCCGCGCGGCGGGACGTGGCGGTGCTGACGTCCCGGCTCGCGCCCGGGTCCGCGGAGACGCACAGCGTGCGCGTCCCCCGCGCCCGGCGGGGCGCTGACGGTGTGGACGACGCCGACGCTCACAGGGCCGGGCGTGGTGACGGGGGAGTGCCCGGCCGGCTGACGCGCCCGGGGCCGAGGGGCGCGCGTCGTGCCGCGGTCGGCCCCCGCCATCGGTCCGCGGTGCGCTCGGTGCTGCGCTCGGCACCGCCCCGCGCCCGCCCGCGCCCGCCCCGCGCCGTCGCCCGTCGGCGTGATTTCACCCGCCGCCCTTTCGCCGCCCCGGCGGCACCCCGCGGCCCCGCCGTCCGGGCCTCCGCGCAGGTCAGGCCGCCCGTCGACGCGTCGAGCCGCCCCTGA
- a CDS encoding metal-dependent transcriptional regulator: MSDLIDTTEMYLKTIYELTEEGITPLRARIAERLGHSGPTVSQTVARMERDGLLVVSGDRHLELTETGQSKAMRVMRKHRLAERLLTDVIGLDWEYVHEEACRWEHVMSERVERRLAGLLDHPHFDPYGNPIPGLDEIGEERTPVGFLDGVAPVVAVAVEAGGATKGVVARIGEPIQTDVELLARLSQAGVRPGNEIAVEKTGNTVTVGAPGAETVLDLPQEVARHVSLRTS, encoded by the coding sequence GTGAGTGACCTGATCGACACGACCGAGATGTATCTGAAGACGATCTACGAGCTCACCGAGGAGGGCATCACCCCGCTGCGCGCCCGCATCGCCGAGCGCCTCGGGCACAGCGGCCCCACGGTGTCGCAGACCGTCGCCCGGATGGAGCGCGACGGGCTCCTGGTCGTGTCCGGCGACCGGCACCTCGAGCTGACCGAGACCGGCCAGAGCAAGGCCATGCGGGTGATGCGCAAGCACCGCCTGGCCGAGCGCCTGCTGACCGACGTCATCGGGCTCGACTGGGAGTACGTGCACGAGGAGGCGTGCCGCTGGGAGCACGTCATGAGCGAGCGCGTGGAGCGGCGCCTGGCCGGGCTGCTCGACCACCCGCACTTCGACCCGTACGGCAACCCGATCCCGGGCCTCGACGAGATCGGCGAGGAGCGCACCCCCGTCGGGTTCCTCGACGGCGTCGCCCCGGTGGTCGCGGTGGCGGTCGAGGCCGGCGGCGCGACGAAGGGCGTCGTGGCCCGGATCGGCGAGCCGATCCAGACCGACGTCGAGCTGCTCGCGCGGCTGTCCCAGGCCGGCGTCCGGCCCGGGAACGAGATCGCGGTGGAGAAGACCGGCAACACCGTGACGGTCGGCGCCCCGGGCGCGGAGACCGTCCTGGACCTGCCGCAGGAGGTCGCGCGGCACGTGTCCCTCCGCACCTCCTGA